A region from the Achromobacter seleniivolatilans genome encodes:
- the uvrA gene encoding excinuclease ABC subunit UvrA — translation MSSQIRIVGARQNNLKNLDLTIATGELVVVTGVSGSGKSSLAFDTLYAEGQRRYVETFSPYARQFLDRMDKPQVDRIEGILPAIAIDQTNPVRSSRSTVGTMTELNDHLKLLFARGARLYCRGCGKVVRRDTPDSIYQSLAERAAFAGDPRLVVTFPIAVPANFTEDEVRGFLEQQGYTRVHAEETAVPRATAAKGAKGAKKGKAAKDAAEERRILHVIQDRFRFAGTERERVMEALDTALRMGAGHLAVYVMNDEGENSRIWKYSDRLHCADCNIEYTDPLPSSFSFNSPLGACEACRGFGRVIGIDFGLVIPDENKTLLEGAIKPWTTPSYKECQDELQKYAPRAGVPLGVPWKAMSEEHKRWVLYGTPDWKGGNDAWKHQWYGVQRFFDWLETKAYKMHVRVLLSKYRSYTPCPTCNGARLKPDALLWRLGTKEEADTVLPPEDGRYKRFMPVGANWSRDQLNTLGGLSIHDVMLLPIERVRRFFDELSFTGALDAATDLLMTEVRARLKFLCDVGLGYLTLDRQSRTLSGGEVQRINLTTALGTSLVNTLFVLDEPSIGLHPRDMHRVVEVMHRLRNAGNTLVVVEHDPQVMVAADRIIDIGPGPGERGGYIVFDGTPAQLRAANTLTGDYLGGRQRVEAPRPMPVAANTPRLLLEGVNAHNLKNVSVELPLGRLVCVTGVSGSGKSTLVQDVLYPALLKQKGKPSETPGAFDRLLGAEQIADVVMVDQTPIGKTARSNPASYVGAFDAIRKLFAQAPLARERAYTAGTFSFNGGDGRCPTCGGTGFEHVEMQFLSDVYLRCPDCDGKRFRPEVLEVRVEHLGKSASIDEVLAMTVSEALDFFKGLRDVQTGLAPLADVGLEYVRLGQPVPTLSGGEAQRLKLAGHLAEAARSGISTAKVAKKGSLFLFDEPTTGLHFDDVARLMRAFRKLLAAGHTLLVIEHNLDVIRAADWLIDLGPDGGDAGGLVLGVGTPQDLMDNPKSHTGAALRDYEVSILPADVVVTSDIDAQEVEQAGLTARIAEPDATYNGTTADTDAGTPLQSLMRARRQGNKAIEIRNAREHNLKNISVEIPHDKFTVITGVSGSGKSTLAFDILFNEGQRRYLESLNAYARAIVQPAGKPDVDAIFGIPPTVAIEQRTSRGGRKSTVATMTEIHHFLRLLYVKLGTQYCPDCNVAVEPQNTDQIVARLLRDHKGVHIGLLAPLVTARKGYYTDLAKWAGSKGHSHLRVDGEFIPVAPWPRLDRYKEHTIELPVADVVVDPANEAGLRAAVKSALENGQGVMSVVWPVNKLHEALNSELQQQHFSVKRACPSCGTSFPEPDPRLFSYNSKHGWCTGCFGTGLQLQGFDEEQTGEETAWNAWYEGEAKACTQCDGQRLNRVARAVRWRDKSIAELASLPVSDAHTFFTGLVARGREGEIARDILTEIRGRLNFMQEVGLNYLALDRAAPTLSGGEAQRIRLAAQLGSNLQGVCYVLDEPTIGLHPRDNRILLNALARLEENGNTLVVVEHDEDTIRRASHVIDIGPGAGIRGGRVVAEGTVQDLMDAPESITGRYLKTPLQHPLQGRRAVEADTPMIEIRGARLHNLRSVDAKFPVGRLSVVTGVSGSGKSTLAREVLLDNLSQAVSQGKAPGWAGCESIKGWEAIDRVLEVDQTPIGKTPRSCPATYVGFWDDVRKQFADTRESRMRGWTAARFSFNTGDGRCPICEGQGMRTIEMNFLPDVKVPCDACNGARFNNDTLSIQMRGKNAGELLSMEVDDAIGYFAAHPKIHRPLQLMQDVGLGYLTLGQPSPTLSGGEAQRIKLVTELSKARLTDGLIKTGRASRIPHTLYVLDEPTVGLSMADVEKLIHVLHRLVEAGNTVVVIEHNLDVIAEADWLLDLGPEGGTGGGQLVAEGSPEHVMTLADHSHTGRVLTEFLAHQPQQ, via the coding sequence ATGAGCTCCCAAATTCGCATCGTTGGCGCACGCCAGAACAATCTCAAGAACCTGGATCTGACCATCGCCACTGGCGAGTTGGTCGTCGTGACCGGCGTATCAGGGTCCGGCAAAAGTTCGCTGGCCTTTGACACGCTGTACGCCGAGGGCCAGCGGCGGTACGTGGAAACCTTCTCGCCTTATGCGCGCCAGTTCCTGGACCGCATGGACAAGCCGCAGGTGGACCGCATTGAAGGCATCCTGCCGGCCATCGCCATCGACCAGACCAATCCGGTGCGCAGCTCGCGCAGCACGGTCGGCACGATGACCGAGCTGAACGATCACCTGAAATTATTGTTCGCGCGCGGCGCACGGCTGTATTGCCGTGGCTGCGGCAAGGTGGTGCGGCGCGACACGCCCGATTCCATCTATCAATCGCTGGCCGAACGCGCCGCCTTCGCAGGCGACCCGCGTCTTGTTGTGACGTTTCCCATCGCCGTGCCCGCCAACTTCACCGAAGACGAAGTGCGCGGCTTTCTCGAGCAGCAGGGTTACACCCGCGTGCACGCCGAAGAAACCGCCGTCCCGCGCGCGACCGCAGCCAAAGGCGCCAAGGGCGCCAAGAAAGGCAAAGCAGCCAAGGACGCCGCCGAAGAGCGCCGCATTCTGCACGTCATTCAAGACCGCTTCCGTTTTGCCGGCACCGAACGCGAACGCGTAATGGAAGCGCTGGACACCGCGCTGCGCATGGGCGCCGGGCACCTGGCCGTCTACGTAATGAACGACGAAGGTGAAAATTCGCGCATCTGGAAATACAGCGACCGCCTGCACTGCGCCGACTGCAATATCGAATACACCGACCCGCTGCCCAGCAGCTTTTCGTTCAACTCACCGCTGGGCGCCTGCGAAGCCTGCCGCGGCTTCGGCCGCGTGATCGGTATCGACTTCGGTCTGGTCATCCCGGACGAAAACAAGACCTTGCTTGAAGGGGCCATCAAGCCCTGGACCACGCCGTCTTATAAGGAATGCCAGGACGAGCTGCAAAAGTACGCCCCGCGCGCGGGTGTGCCGCTGGGCGTGCCCTGGAAGGCGATGAGCGAAGAGCACAAGCGCTGGGTGCTGTACGGCACGCCCGACTGGAAGGGCGGAAACGACGCCTGGAAACACCAGTGGTACGGCGTGCAGCGCTTTTTCGACTGGCTGGAAACCAAGGCCTACAAGATGCACGTGCGCGTGCTGCTGTCGAAATACCGCAGCTATACGCCCTGCCCCACCTGCAACGGCGCGCGCCTGAAACCGGATGCGTTGCTGTGGCGCCTGGGCACCAAAGAAGAAGCCGACACCGTATTGCCGCCCGAAGATGGCCGCTACAAGCGCTTCATGCCCGTCGGCGCCAACTGGTCGCGTGATCAGCTGAACACGTTGGGCGGACTCTCTATCCATGATGTGATGTTGCTGCCCATTGAACGGGTGCGGCGCTTCTTCGACGAGCTGTCATTCACGGGCGCGTTGGACGCGGCCACTGATCTGCTGATGACGGAAGTCCGCGCGCGGCTCAAGTTTCTGTGCGACGTGGGCTTGGGTTATCTGACGCTGGACCGCCAGAGTCGCACGCTGTCCGGCGGCGAAGTGCAACGGATCAACCTGACCACGGCCCTGGGCACCTCTCTGGTGAACACCTTGTTCGTGCTCGACGAACCTTCGATTGGCCTGCACCCTCGCGACATGCATCGCGTGGTGGAAGTCATGCACCGGCTGCGCAACGCCGGCAACACGCTGGTCGTGGTGGAGCACGATCCGCAGGTCATGGTGGCCGCCGACCGCATCATCGATATCGGCCCCGGCCCTGGCGAACGCGGCGGCTATATCGTCTTTGACGGCACGCCTGCGCAACTGCGCGCGGCCAACACCTTGACGGGCGACTATCTTGGCGGCCGTCAGCGCGTGGAAGCCCCTCGCCCCATGCCGGTGGCCGCCAACACGCCGCGCCTGCTGCTGGAAGGCGTGAATGCGCACAATTTGAAGAACGTGTCTGTTGAACTGCCGTTGGGCAGGCTGGTCTGCGTGACCGGCGTGTCCGGCTCGGGCAAATCCACGTTGGTGCAAGACGTGCTGTATCCCGCGCTGCTCAAGCAAAAGGGCAAGCCGTCGGAAACGCCGGGCGCGTTCGACCGCCTGCTGGGCGCCGAGCAGATCGCCGACGTCGTCATGGTGGACCAGACGCCTATCGGCAAGACGGCGCGGTCCAACCCTGCCAGCTATGTGGGCGCTTTTGACGCCATCCGCAAGCTGTTCGCTCAGGCCCCGCTTGCGCGCGAACGCGCCTACACGGCCGGCACGTTCAGTTTTAACGGTGGCGACGGCCGCTGCCCGACTTGCGGCGGCACCGGTTTTGAACACGTGGAAATGCAGTTCTTGTCCGACGTGTACCTGCGCTGCCCGGACTGCGACGGCAAGCGTTTCCGCCCCGAAGTGCTGGAAGTGCGTGTCGAACATCTGGGCAAGAGCGCATCCATCGACGAAGTGCTGGCCATGACGGTGAGCGAAGCGCTGGACTTCTTCAAGGGCCTGCGCGATGTACAAACGGGCCTCGCCCCGTTGGCCGATGTGGGCCTGGAATATGTGCGGCTGGGCCAGCCCGTGCCGACGCTGTCGGGCGGCGAGGCGCAGCGCCTGAAACTGGCCGGGCATCTGGCCGAAGCGGCGCGCAGCGGCATTTCCACCGCCAAGGTTGCCAAAAAGGGCAGCCTGTTCCTGTTCGACGAACCCACCACGGGTCTGCACTTCGACGACGTGGCGCGGCTGATGCGCGCGTTCCGCAAGCTGCTGGCCGCCGGCCACACGCTGCTGGTCATCGAACACAATCTGGACGTCATCCGCGCAGCCGACTGGCTGATCGATCTGGGCCCGGACGGCGGAGATGCCGGCGGTCTGGTGCTGGGCGTGGGTACGCCGCAAGATTTGATGGACAACCCCAAGTCTCACACGGGCGCGGCGCTGCGCGACTACGAAGTCAGCATTCTGCCCGCCGATGTGGTGGTCACGAGCGACATCGACGCGCAAGAAGTTGAACAGGCCGGCCTGACGGCGCGCATCGCCGAACCGGACGCCACGTACAACGGCACCACCGCAGACACGGACGCCGGTACCCCGCTGCAATCGCTGATGCGTGCGCGCCGCCAAGGCAATAAGGCGATCGAAATCCGCAATGCGCGCGAACACAACCTGAAGAACATCAGTGTGGAAATTCCGCACGACAAGTTCACGGTGATCACGGGCGTATCAGGTTCGGGCAAGTCCACGCTGGCCTTCGATATTCTGTTCAACGAAGGGCAGCGCCGCTATCTGGAATCGCTGAACGCGTACGCGCGCGCCATCGTGCAGCCGGCGGGCAAGCCGGATGTGGACGCCATCTTCGGCATCCCGCCGACGGTCGCCATTGAACAGCGCACCAGCCGCGGAGGCCGCAAGTCCACCGTGGCCACCATGACCGAAATCCATCATTTCCTGCGTTTGCTCTACGTGAAGCTGGGCACGCAATACTGCCCGGACTGCAACGTGGCAGTAGAACCGCAGAACACGGATCAGATCGTGGCGCGCCTGCTGCGCGATCACAAGGGCGTACACATCGGCCTGCTGGCCCCGCTGGTCACGGCCCGCAAGGGTTATTACACGGATCTGGCCAAGTGGGCCGGTTCCAAAGGCCACTCGCATCTGCGCGTGGATGGCGAGTTCATTCCTGTGGCGCCGTGGCCGCGCCTGGACCGCTACAAAGAACACACCATCGAACTGCCGGTGGCGGATGTGGTCGTTGACCCCGCCAACGAGGCCGGTCTGCGCGCCGCAGTCAAGAGCGCGCTGGAAAATGGCCAGGGCGTGATGTCTGTCGTGTGGCCGGTGAACAAACTGCACGAAGCGCTGAACAGCGAATTGCAGCAACAGCACTTTTCGGTCAAGCGCGCCTGCCCGTCTTGCGGCACCAGCTTTCCGGAACCTGACCCCCGCCTGTTCTCGTACAACTCCAAGCATGGCTGGTGCACGGGCTGCTTCGGCACGGGCCTGCAATTGCAAGGCTTTGACGAAGAGCAGACCGGCGAAGAAACCGCTTGGAACGCCTGGTATGAAGGCGAGGCCAAGGCATGCACGCAGTGCGATGGCCAACGGCTGAACCGCGTCGCGCGCGCCGTGCGGTGGCGCGACAAATCCATTGCCGAACTGGCGTCCCTGCCGGTGTCTGACGCGCACACCTTCTTTACTGGCCTGGTGGCGCGCGGCCGCGAAGGCGAGATTGCCCGCGACATCCTGACGGAGATTCGAGGCCGCCTGAATTTCATGCAGGAAGTGGGGCTGAATTATCTGGCCCTGGACCGCGCCGCGCCCACGTTGTCGGGCGGCGAAGCGCAGCGCATCCGTCTGGCCGCGCAGCTGGGTTCCAACCTGCAGGGCGTGTGCTACGTGCTGGACGAACCCACCATCGGCCTGCACCCGCGCGACAACCGCATTCTGCTGAATGCGCTGGCCCGCCTGGAAGAAAACGGCAACACGCTGGTGGTGGTGGAACATGACGAAGACACGATCCGCCGCGCCTCGCACGTGATCGACATCGGACCCGGCGCGGGCATCCGAGGCGGCCGCGTTGTGGCTGAAGGCACCGTGCAAGACCTGATGGACGCCCCCGAATCCATCACCGGCCGCTACCTGAAAACGCCGCTGCAACATCCGCTGCAAGGACGCCGTGCGGTCGAAGCCGACACCCCCATGATCGAGATCCGTGGCGCCCGTCTGCACAATCTGCGCAGCGTGGACGCCAAGTTCCCGGTTGGGCGCTTGAGTGTGGTGACGGGCGTGTCCGGGTCCGGAAAATCCACCCTGGCGCGTGAAGTGCTGCTGGATAATCTGTCGCAGGCCGTCTCGCAAGGCAAGGCGCCGGGCTGGGCAGGTTGCGAAAGCATCAAGGGCTGGGAAGCCATCGACCGCGTGCTGGAAGTGGACCAGACCCCCATCGGCAAAACGCCGCGTTCGTGCCCCGCCACCTATGTGGGCTTCTGGGATGACGTGCGCAAGCAATTTGCCGACACCCGGGAATCCCGCATGCGCGGCTGGACGGCAGCGCGCTTCTCATTTAACACCGGCGACGGACGCTGCCCGATCTGCGAAGGCCAGGGCATGCGCACCATCGAAATGAACTTCCTGCCGGATGTGAAGGTGCCGTGCGATGCCTGCAATGGCGCGCGCTTTAACAACGACACCCTCAGCATCCAGATGCGCGGCAAGAATGCCGGCGAGCTGCTGTCCATGGAAGTGGACGACGCCATTGGCTACTTCGCGGCGCACCCGAAGATTCACCGACCCTTGCAGCTGATGCAGGATGTGGGCCTGGGTTATCTGACGCTGGGCCAGCCGTCACCCACGCTGTCGGGCGGCGAGGCCCAGCGCATCAAGCTGGTAACCGAGCTGTCCAAGGCCCGCCTGACCGACGGATTGATCAAGACCGGCCGCGCGTCGCGCATCCCGCACACGCTGTACGTGCTGGATGAACCGACCGTGGGTTTGTCGATGGCTGACGTCGAAAAACTGATCCATGTGCTGCACCGTCTGGTGGAAGCCGGCAACACCGTCGTTGTGATCGAGCATAATCTGGACGTCATCGCCGAAGCCGACTGGCTGCTGGACCTGGGCCCCGAAGGCGGCACGGGCGGCGGCCAGCTGGTTGCCGAAGGCTCGCCGGAACATGTGATGACCCTGGCTGACCACTCCCACACGGGGCGCGTCCTGACGGAATTCCTGGCACATCAACCGCAGCAATAA
- a CDS encoding aminodeoxychorismate synthase component I gives MECRFEDRLAGRALRFEGFCSRIEARAASEVAPALAAIEAARQQGRWVALLLDYELGEWLLPEATQPAPAGPWAPPRDDGKARLTALVFERKVDEAPWDAPDAGCAPAAISLPAPRMTEADYVRQIDAIRGLIGDGELYQVNFTQPLDLQYQGDAATLYRRIAARNPVAHGAFIQDGARTVLSFSPELFVRREGPRLTTRPMKGTAPRHPDPIEDERLGQELLASEKNRAENLMIVDLLRNDLGRLAQPGSVQVDALFSLERYPTVWTMTSTVSARAEDASLEDVLRALFPCGSITGAPKVAAMRRIRQMETAPRGLYCGSVGWLAPDGDFSLNVAIRTLVLDQSGHGVYSVGGGIVHDSNPAEEWQECHWKARILRA, from the coding sequence ATGGAATGTCGTTTTGAAGACCGGCTGGCGGGCCGCGCGCTGCGATTCGAGGGGTTCTGCTCCCGGATCGAAGCGCGCGCCGCCTCGGAAGTTGCGCCCGCGTTGGCCGCAATTGAGGCCGCGCGGCAACAGGGGCGTTGGGTCGCCCTGTTGCTGGATTACGAACTGGGCGAGTGGTTGTTGCCCGAAGCTACGCAGCCTGCCCCCGCCGGACCCTGGGCACCGCCGCGCGATGACGGCAAAGCCCGCCTGACCGCGCTGGTGTTCGAGCGCAAAGTCGACGAAGCCCCTTGGGACGCGCCGGACGCCGGCTGCGCGCCCGCCGCCATCAGCCTCCCAGCCCCGCGCATGACCGAGGCGGACTATGTGCGCCAGATCGACGCCATTCGCGGGTTGATCGGTGACGGTGAGCTGTATCAAGTCAATTTCACCCAACCGCTGGATCTGCAATACCAGGGCGATGCCGCCACGCTCTATCGCCGCATTGCCGCCCGCAATCCTGTGGCCCACGGCGCATTCATCCAGGATGGCGCGCGGACGGTGCTGTCTTTTTCACCCGAGCTTTTTGTCAGGCGCGAGGGTCCGCGTCTGACGACGCGCCCCATGAAAGGCACCGCGCCGCGGCATCCGGACCCGATCGAAGACGAGCGTCTGGGCCAGGAATTGCTGGCCAGCGAAAAAAACCGCGCTGAAAACCTGATGATCGTGGATCTGCTGCGCAACGACCTGGGCCGGCTGGCCCAGCCAGGCTCGGTCCAGGTCGATGCGCTGTTCTCGCTGGAACGCTACCCCACCGTCTGGACCATGACATCCACGGTGTCGGCCCGGGCAGAGGACGCCAGCCTGGAAGACGTACTGCGTGCGCTGTTTCCCTGCGGTTCCATTACCGGCGCGCCCAAAGTGGCCGCCATGCGCCGCATCCGCCAAATGGAAACCGCGCCTCGCGGCCTGTACTGCGGCAGCGTAGGCTGGCTGGCGCCGGACGGCGACTTCTCATTGAACGTCGCGATCCGCACGCTGGTGCTAGACCAATCCGGCCACGGCGTCTACAGCGTCGGCGGCGGCATCGTGCATGATTCAAACCCCGCCGAAGAATGGCAGGAATGCCACTGGAAGGCTCGAATCCTGCGCGCCTGA
- a CDS encoding aminotransferase class IV family protein, which yields MQPELIETILVDAEGNVPLLARHLKRLEASCKALGYVWGGRDVQGDILIAAMGLTTPGPHRLRLLVARDGSRHIQTAMLPPLPAHQEVMLAPEALRSSEPLLRFKTTHRPWYTKTIEWLPAHPHIFDLLYLNERGELCEGSRSNVYLRLDGDWYTPPVDSGCLPGVQRSELLDLDHVTERVLTLADLHAADEIRLSNALRGWFPVNLRET from the coding sequence ATGCAACCCGAATTGATCGAGACCATCCTGGTCGATGCCGAAGGCAATGTGCCGCTGCTGGCGCGCCATCTCAAGCGCCTGGAGGCGTCTTGCAAAGCGCTCGGTTATGTCTGGGGCGGCCGTGACGTGCAGGGCGACATCCTGATTGCCGCGATGGGGCTGACCACGCCTGGCCCGCACCGGCTGCGCCTGCTGGTTGCGCGAGATGGCAGCCGGCATATCCAGACCGCGATGTTGCCGCCCTTGCCCGCGCACCAGGAAGTCATGCTCGCCCCCGAGGCCCTGCGCTCATCCGAACCCCTCTTGCGCTTCAAAACCACGCATCGGCCCTGGTACACCAAGACGATCGAATGGCTGCCCGCTCACCCGCATATCTTTGATCTGCTCTACCTGAACGAGCGCGGCGAACTGTGCGAAGGCAGCCGCAGCAATGTCTATCTGCGCCTGGACGGCGACTGGTACACCCCGCCCGTGGACAGCGGCTGCCTGCCTGGCGTGCAACGCAGCGAGCTGCTGGACCTGGATCACGTCACTGAACGGGTGCTGACGTTAGCCGACTTGCACGCTGCGGACGAGATTCGCCTGTCCAACGCGCTGCGCGGCTGGTTCCCGGTCAACCTGCGGGAAACCTGA
- a CDS encoding LysR family transcriptional regulator yields MNLKDVDLNLLVVFNELQKHGRVSAVAQSLGISQPGVSNALGRLRKLLGDELFLRTSRGMVPTPYAEALAQPIADALGALHSTLNARSSFDPAHSARAFVIGVNDVGETYFLPRLMRALDDAAPGVTIRTVRTTSIDVRDEMERGRMDLAMGFLPGLKSGFFQRRLFRQPYVCIFRKDHPLAQSGVSAKQFRVAEHVAIVSEGTGHGVVDEVIERAGIRRRLRLTVPHFMAVGPVLQATDMIAVVPQRFADCACKPFGLATAPCPVKIPESVINVFWHARNHREPANQWLRQVVVDEFADQ; encoded by the coding sequence ATGAACCTGAAAGACGTAGACCTGAATCTGCTGGTCGTCTTCAATGAGTTGCAAAAGCATGGCCGGGTGTCGGCCGTAGCGCAGAGCCTGGGCATTTCGCAACCCGGGGTCAGCAATGCGCTGGGCCGGTTGCGCAAGCTGCTGGGCGATGAGTTGTTTCTGCGCACGTCGCGCGGGATGGTGCCCACGCCTTACGCCGAGGCGCTGGCGCAACCTATCGCCGATGCGCTGGGCGCGTTGCACAGCACATTGAACGCCCGGAGCTCATTCGATCCGGCGCACAGCGCGCGTGCGTTTGTGATTGGCGTGAACGACGTGGGCGAAACCTACTTTCTGCCGCGCCTGATGCGGGCGCTGGATGACGCCGCGCCCGGCGTCACCATTCGCACGGTGCGCACCACGTCCATCGATGTGCGGGACGAGATGGAGCGCGGCCGCATGGACCTGGCCATGGGATTTCTACCGGGTTTGAAAAGCGGCTTTTTTCAGCGCCGGCTGTTCCGCCAGCCGTATGTGTGCATTTTCAGAAAGGACCACCCGCTGGCGCAGTCAGGCGTGTCTGCCAAACAGTTCCGCGTGGCCGAACATGTGGCGATCGTGTCGGAAGGCACGGGCCATGGCGTAGTAGACGAGGTAATAGAACGGGCCGGCATCCGCCGCCGCTTGCGGCTGACGGTGCCGCACTTCATGGCGGTGGGGCCGGTGCTGCAAGCCACCGACATGATCGCGGTGGTGCCACAGCGTTTTGCGGACTGCGCCTGTAAGCCCTTTGGGCTGGCGACCGCTCCGTGTCCGGTGAAGATTCCGGAATCGGTCATCAATGTGTTCTGGCATGCCCGCAACCACCGCGAACCCGCCAATCAATGGTTGCGGCAGGTCGTGGTGGACGAGTTCGCGGACCAGTAA
- a CDS encoding aromatic ring-hydroxylating dioxygenase subunit alpha, which translates to MNGPDHPIHFVPRWPEEGSHRIPFGVYTDAALHQRELERFFYQAHWSYVGLEAEIPNPGDFKRTTVGERSVIVVRDSDGQVRVVENVCAHRGVQFCRERSGNRSEFVCPYHQWNYDLQGNLIGVPFRRGVKQDGKVNGGMPPDFKTEDHGLTKLAVACRNGVVFASFDHDVEPLEDYLGPDILHYFDRVFDGRQLVIHGYSRQRIPGNWKLMQENIKDPYHPGLLHTWFVTFGLWRADNRSELKMDRHFRHAAMISTRGQGGKASVTSGVSSFKEQMSLNDDRFLDIVQEPWWNGPTAVLMTLFPSVIIQQQVNSLSTRHIQPVGHDAFDFVWTHFGFADDSPEMTRRRLRQANLFGPAGFVSADDGEVIEFSQSGFEQKPWHRSVAELGGKTAEQTDHMVTETLIRGMYAYWRQVMEA; encoded by the coding sequence ATGAACGGTCCGGACCATCCCATCCACTTCGTTCCGCGCTGGCCGGAAGAAGGCTCACACCGCATTCCTTTCGGGGTCTACACGGATGCCGCCTTGCATCAGCGCGAGCTGGAACGCTTTTTCTACCAGGCGCACTGGAGTTATGTGGGTCTGGAGGCCGAGATCCCCAACCCGGGGGACTTCAAGCGCACGACAGTGGGCGAACGGTCCGTCATTGTGGTGCGCGACAGCGACGGGCAGGTGCGCGTGGTGGAAAACGTGTGTGCGCATCGCGGCGTGCAATTCTGCCGCGAGCGCTCGGGCAATCGCAGCGAATTCGTCTGCCCGTATCACCAGTGGAACTACGACCTGCAAGGCAACCTGATCGGCGTGCCTTTTCGGCGCGGCGTGAAGCAGGACGGCAAGGTCAATGGCGGCATGCCGCCAGACTTCAAGACTGAAGACCATGGCCTGACCAAGCTGGCCGTTGCCTGTAGAAACGGCGTGGTCTTCGCGTCTTTCGACCACGATGTCGAGCCGCTGGAAGACTACCTGGGCCCGGACATCCTGCATTATTTCGACCGCGTGTTCGACGGCCGCCAGCTGGTGATCCACGGCTATAGCCGTCAGCGCATTCCGGGCAACTGGAAACTGATGCAAGAGAACATCAAAGATCCTTACCACCCCGGACTGCTGCACACCTGGTTTGTCACCTTTGGATTGTGGCGCGCAGACAATCGGTCCGAGTTGAAGATGGATCGCCATTTCCGTCACGCCGCCATGATTTCCACTCGCGGCCAGGGCGGCAAGGCATCGGTCACCAGCGGCGTTTCCAGCTTCAAGGAACAGATGTCGCTGAACGACGACCGCTTTCTGGATATCGTGCAAGAGCCTTGGTGGAACGGCCCCACCGCAGTGCTGATGACGCTGTTTCCCAGCGTCATCATCCAACAGCAGGTGAATTCGCTATCCACCCGCCATATCCAACCCGTAGGCCATGACGCCTTTGACTTCGTCTGGACGCACTTCGGCTTTGCCGACGACAGCCCGGAAATGACGCGACGCCGCCTGCGCCAGGCCAACTTGTTTGGTCCCGCCGGTTTTGTCTCGGCTGACGACGGCGAGGTGATCGAGTTTTCGCAATCGGGTTTTGAGCAAAAACCCTGGCATCGCAGTGTTGCGGAACTGGGCGGCAAGACGGCCGAGCAAACGGATCACATGGTGACCGAAACGCTGATCCGCGGCATGTACGCGTATTGGCGCCAAGTGATGGAGGCCTGA
- a CDS encoding aromatic-ring-hydroxylating dioxygenase subunit beta has protein sequence MVDFPLYYQLTRLYSDYAAALDAEEWEKWPDFFVEDCVYKVLPRENHERGYPLATMAFESRGMLKDRIYGATDTIFHDPYYQRHVVGAPRVLAADGDRIESEANYAVFRTKPSQLTTVYNVGRYLDVVRRTPDGLKFESRLCIFDSELIPNSLIYPI, from the coding sequence ATGGTGGACTTTCCGCTCTACTACCAGCTGACCCGCCTGTATAGCGACTACGCCGCCGCGCTGGACGCCGAGGAATGGGAAAAATGGCCTGACTTCTTCGTGGAAGACTGCGTATACAAGGTGCTTCCGCGAGAAAACCACGAGCGTGGTTATCCGCTGGCAACCATGGCCTTTGAAAGCCGCGGCATGTTGAAAGACCGCATTTATGGCGCTACCGACACGATCTTCCACGACCCCTACTACCAGCGCCATGTCGTAGGCGCGCCGCGTGTTCTGGCCGCCGACGGCGACCGCATTGAATCCGAAGCCAATTACGCGGTGTTCCGCACCAAGCCCAGCCAGCTGACCACGGTCTACAACGTGGGCCGCTATTTGGATGTCGTGCGGCGCACGCCGGACGGTCTTAAGTTCGAATCGCGTCTGTGCATCTTCGACAGCGAGCTGATTCCGAATTCGCTCATCTATCCCATCTGA
- a CDS encoding non-heme iron oxygenase ferredoxin subunit, giving the protein MTTTTQWIKTIARTDVPEDDVIAVQAGDREIALYGVEGQVYATDNLCTHGNARLCDGFLTGHEIECPLHQGRFDVRDGRALCSPLRDNVAVYPVSIKDGMVYVEV; this is encoded by the coding sequence ATGACGACAACTACACAATGGATCAAGACCATCGCCCGGACGGACGTGCCGGAAGACGATGTGATTGCGGTGCAAGCAGGCGACCGCGAGATTGCGCTATACGGAGTCGAAGGCCAGGTTTACGCCACCGATAATCTCTGTACGCATGGCAATGCCCGGCTGTGCGATGGATTTTTAACGGGACACGAGATCGAATGCCCGCTGCATCAGGGCCGCTTCGACGTGCGCGACGGCCGCGCACTCTGCTCCCCCTTGCGCGACAACGTGGCGGTCTATCCCGTCAGCATCAAGGACGGAATGGTGTACGTGGAGGTCTAG